The Trinickia caryophylli genomic sequence TCCTGCATACGGCGAAGGCGGCGGGGGTGCGGCTGATCGCGGCCGACGAAACGCGTCTTTGGGGGCTCGCGCACACCGAGCGCCACCAGGGTGTGGTGGCACGTGCGACCGATTTGCCCCTTGCGCAGAATTTGGCCGAACTGCTCGACGGCATCGCAGGGCCTGCGCTTTTGCTCGTGCTCGATGGCGTGACCGATCCGCACAACCTCGGTGCCTGCCTGCGCGTGGCGGACGCCGCCGGCGCGCATGCGGTCATCGCGCCGCGCGACCGCGCGGTAGGGCTCAACGCAACAGCCGCCAAGGTGGCGAGCGGCGCGGCCGATACGGTGCCGTACATCACGGTGACCAACCTCGCACGCGCGTTGCGCGAACTGAAGGATGCGGGTGTCTGGGTCGTCGGTACCGCGGGCGATGCCACGGCGAGCCTCTACGAAACGAAGCTCGACGGCCCCGTCGCGCTCGTCATGGGCGCAGAAGGCGAGGGCATGCGGCGGCTCACGCGTGACACCTGCGACGAGGTCATGCACATTCCGATGGCGGGCACGGTGGAAAGCCTCAACGTCTCGGTGGCGAGCGGCGTGTGTCTGTTCGAGGCGGTACGGCAGCGCAAGGCGAAGTAAGCCGGCGCCGTGCCGGCATGCGCATGCGCGCGTATGACGCTCATCAATGAAAGATGGCCGGCTGCAAGGGCCGGCCATCATCGTCAGTACGACTGACGATCCGCGGCCCCTCACGCAGGCATCGCGGATCGGCGCTTCATCAGAAGCGGTGACGCAGGCCGACGGTCAGGGCCACTTGCGAGTTCGAATCCGACGTCGACAAGCCGTTGATCACGGCATGGATGCCGCTCGAACCCGTATCGCTCACGTGCTGATACACGCCCTGCAGATAAACGTCCGTGCGCTTCGAAAGCGCATAGTCCGTTTGCAGCGTGAACTGATTCCACTTCGGATCGACGCCGGCAATGTGGCTGTTCGTATAGGTGTAGGCACCCGACACGGAAATCGCCGGCGTGAACTGATAACGGCCGTTCAGTTCGTAGTTGGTGAAGCGGGCGCTGTCGGCGCCCAGCGTGAGGCCGCTCGACGTTCCCGATGCCGAAGAGCCGACCCCGGTCAGATTGCTGAGCACCGTCTGCGTGAACACGAGGCCGACGGTTGCCGCACCGAACGTGTAGTTCGCACCGGCGCCCCACGTCTGCTGCGTGCTTGCGGTAAAGGTCGCATCGTCGCTCACCGCGCCGCTCGAGTTCAGGTTCGTGCCGCTGTTGTTCAGGTGCAGATAGCCGGCGCCGAACTTGAACGGACCGTAGGCGTACGACGCGCCCACGCTGTAGGCACGGTTCGTCGCGAAGCCGCCCGAAGCGTTCGAGAAGCCATACACGCCCCCTACCTTCAGGCCGGCCAGATCCACGCTCTGATACTTGACGGCGTTGTTGACGCGAAACGAGTTGTCGAGGTTGTCGTTGTCGAACGGGTGCGCGGCCTGCGTGCCGCCGTACTGCGTGCCGGTCAGCGCGAACGGCCCGAGGTAGTCGACGACGGAATCGTACTGGCGGCCCAGCGTGATCGTACCGAACTGGTTGCTCGACAGGCCGACGTATGCCTGGCGGCCGAACTCGCGGCTACCCTGGCCCAGCTTTCCGTTCATGATGTTGAAGCCGTTCTCG encodes the following:
- a CDS encoding porin; the encoded protein is MKKSVLAFGVTSAFALAGTAHAQSAVTLYGLIDAGITYTNNQGGSSNVQAQSGAVNGSRWGLRGSEDLGNGLKAVFVLENGFNIMNGKLGQGSREFGRQAYVGLSSNQFGTITLGRQYDSVVDYLGPFALTGTQYGGTQAAHPFDNDNLDNSFRVNNAVKYQSVDLAGLKVGGVYGFSNASGGFATNRAYSVGASYAYGPFKFGAGYLHLNNSGTNLNSSGAVSDDATFTASTQQTWGAGANYTFGAATVGLVFTQTVLSNLTGVGSSASGTSSGLTLGADSARFTNYELNGRYQFTPAISVSGAYTYTNSHIAGVDPKWNQFTLQTDYALSKRTDVYLQGVYQHVSDTGSSGIHAVINGLSTSDSNSQVALTVGLRHRF
- the rlmB gene encoding 23S rRNA (guanosine(2251)-2'-O)-methyltransferase RlmB, which gives rise to MSRLKVIYGFHAVTARLRHDASTIEEVLYDPTRRDRRMQDFLHTAKAAGVRLIAADETRLWGLAHTERHQGVVARATDLPLAQNLAELLDGIAGPALLLVLDGVTDPHNLGACLRVADAAGAHAVIAPRDRAVGLNATAAKVASGAADTVPYITVTNLARALRELKDAGVWVVGTAGDATASLYETKLDGPVALVMGAEGEGMRRLTRDTCDEVMHIPMAGTVESLNVSVASGVCLFEAVRQRKAK